From a single Clostridium isatidis genomic region:
- the deoC gene encoding deoxyribose-phosphate aldolase, which produces MKPNKKAREMTVKELAAYIDQSVLKPEFTEEDIRKYIQEGIDFGCKTVCINPSSLDIAREMTRGTETKICVVCDFPFGTSTTKSKVMQAEEICKSGDVYELDVVANYGWIRSGKWDKVEEDIRAVCDICHKYGVAVKVIFETDALSLEEVAKATDVACNAGSDFVKTSTGFYTGGENKGATVEVIRVMMEAAKGRCKIKGSGCIRTREHFLELIDMGIDRMGIGYRSTPVVLNIKENK; this is translated from the coding sequence ATGAAGCCTAATAAGAAGGCAAGGGAAATGACTGTTAAGGAATTAGCAGCCTATATTGATCAATCTGTATTAAAGCCAGAATTTACAGAAGAAGACATAAGAAAATATATTCAAGAAGGAATAGACTTTGGATGTAAAACTGTATGTATTAACCCATCTTCTTTAGATATAGCTCGTGAAATGACAAGGGGTACAGAAACAAAAATATGTGTAGTATGTGATTTTCCTTTTGGAACTTCAACTACAAAATCTAAGGTTATGCAGGCAGAGGAAATATGTAAGAGCGGAGATGTATATGAACTAGATGTGGTTGCAAATTATGGCTGGATAAGAAGTGGAAAATGGGACAAAGTTGAGGAAGACATAAGAGCTGTTTGTGATATATGTCATAAATATGGCGTAGCAGTAAAAGTGATTTTTGAAACAGATGCTTTAAGTTTAGAAGAAGTTGCTAAGGCAACAGATGTGGCATGTAATGCTGGGTCAGATTTTGTAAAGACTTCAACAGGTTTTTATACTGGAGGAGAAAACAAGGGAGCTACTGTAGAAGTTATAAGGGTTATGATGGAGGCAGCAAAGGGACGCTGCAAGATTAAAGGTTCAGGATGCATTAGAACAAGGGAACATTTTTTAGAACTTATTGATATGGGAATTGATCGCATGGGAATAGGCTATCGCTCTACTCCTGTAGTTTTAAATATAAAAGAAAATAAATAA
- a CDS encoding HAD family hydrolase translates to MKKGIIFDLDGTLWDSCPQITESWNKAIEECEDIDFRLSQEDIRSVMGKTPKEIAVALFNKVTEERALEIMEKCFEEEEKVIRKKGGVLYPKLVETLEELKKDYELFIVSNCQDGYIQAFLDFHKLRNYFKDYENAGRTKLNKDKNIELVVKRNNLDKALYLGDTEGDYKAAKLAGVPFVHAKYGFGTIKDETYYINSFKEIKEVAKEILR, encoded by the coding sequence ATGAAAAAAGGAATAATATTTGATTTAGATGGAACCCTGTGGGATTCATGCCCACAAATAACTGAAAGTTGGAATAAGGCTATAGAAGAATGTGAAGATATAGATTTTAGATTAAGCCAAGAAGATATAAGGTCTGTTATGGGGAAAACTCCAAAGGAAATCGCTGTTGCCCTATTTAATAAGGTTACAGAAGAAAGAGCATTAGAGATTATGGAAAAATGTTTTGAAGAAGAAGAAAAGGTTATAAGAAAAAAGGGTGGAGTATTATATCCTAAGCTTGTAGAAACTTTAGAGGAATTAAAAAAAGATTATGAGCTTTTTATAGTAAGCAATTGTCAGGATGGTTATATACAGGCCTTTTTAGATTTCCATAAATTACGTAACTATTTTAAAGATTATGAAAACGCAGGAAGAACAAAGTTAAATAAAGATAAAAATATAGAGTTGGTTGTAAAAAGAAATAATTTAGATAAGGCTCTCTATTTAGGGGATACAGAAGGTGATTATAAGGCTGCTAAGCTTGCAGGAGTTCCTTTTGTACATGCTAAGTATGGCTTTGGAACAATAAAGGATGAAACTTATTATATTAATTCTTTTAAAGAAATTAAGGAAGTTGCAAAGGAAATATTAAGATAA
- a CDS encoding CDGSH iron-sulfur domain-containing protein: MEKKTITSGPITVELQKGKKYAWCTCGESEKEPFCDFKGHKGTGLGPMYFDAEKDGITYLCGCKKTKNPPYCDGTHNQKE; the protein is encoded by the coding sequence ATGGAAAAGAAGACAATTACTAGCGGACCAATAACTGTAGAACTTCAAAAGGGAAAAAAATATGCCTGGTGTACATGTGGAGAATCAGAAAAAGAACCATTCTGCGATTTTAAAGGTCATAAGGGAACAGGCTTAGGACCAATGTATTTTGATGCAGAAAAAGATGGAATAACATATTTATGTGGATGTAAAAAAACTAAAAATCCACCTTATTGTGATGGAACCCATAATCAAAAGGAATAA
- a CDS encoding phosphopentomutase has product MGKYKRIFTIVIDSLGVGAMDDSEKYGDIGVDTLGHIAESVEKLNIPNLQKLGIANLHPIKNVPPVEKPLAHFMKMKEASLGKDTMTGHWEMMGLKIETPFKTFTDTGFPKELLDELEKRTGHKIVGNKSASGTEILDELGEHQIKTGDMIVYTSADSVLQICGHEETFGLDELYRCCEIARELTLKDEWKVGRVIARPYVGMKKGEFKRTSNRHDYALKPFGKTALNTLKENGYDVISVGKINDIYDGEGITEAHKSKSSVHGMEQTLELADKDFNGLCFVNLVDFDALWGHRRNPAGYAKELEKFDVNLGKLLEKLKEDDLLIITADHGNDPTYTGTDHTREHVPFIAYSPSMKESSLMETSDTFAVVGATIVDNFGLKMPENTIGYSVLDKLV; this is encoded by the coding sequence ATGGGAAAGTATAAAAGAATTTTTACAATAGTTATAGATTCTCTTGGTGTTGGAGCAATGGATGATTCTGAAAAGTACGGAGATATTGGAGTAGATACTCTTGGGCATATAGCTGAATCAGTAGAAAAGCTTAACATACCAAACCTTCAAAAGTTAGGTATAGCAAATTTACATCCTATTAAAAATGTTCCACCAGTAGAAAAACCTTTAGCACACTTTATGAAAATGAAAGAAGCAAGTTTAGGAAAAGATACAATGACTGGTCATTGGGAAATGATGGGACTCAAAATTGAAACCCCTTTCAAAACTTTTACTGATACAGGTTTTCCTAAAGAATTATTAGATGAATTAGAAAAAAGAACTGGTCATAAAATTGTTGGTAACAAAAGTGCAAGCGGTACCGAAATTTTAGATGAGCTTGGTGAACATCAAATTAAGACTGGAGATATGATAGTATATACTTCAGCAGATTCAGTATTACAAATTTGTGGTCATGAAGAAACTTTTGGTTTAGATGAACTTTATAGATGTTGTGAAATTGCAAGAGAATTAACTCTTAAAGATGAATGGAAAGTAGGTCGTGTTATTGCAAGACCATATGTTGGAATGAAAAAGGGTGAATTTAAACGTACAAGCAATAGACATGATTATGCTTTAAAACCATTTGGGAAAACTGCACTAAATACTTTAAAGGAAAATGGGTATGATGTAATATCTGTTGGAAAAATCAATGATATATATGATGGAGAAGGTATAACAGAAGCTCATAAGTCTAAGAGTTCAGTTCATGGTATGGAACAAACTTTAGAATTAGCAGATAAAGATTTTAATGGTTTATGCTTTGTTAACCTAGTTGACTTTGATGCCCTATGGGGACATAGAAGAAATCCAGCTGGATATGCTAAAGAACTAGAAAAGTTTGATGTAAACTTAGGTAAATTATTAGAAAAGTTAAAGGAAGATGATTTATTAATAATTACAGCAGACCATGGTAATGATCCAACTTATACAGGTACAGATCATACTCGTGAACATGTTCCATTTATAGCTTATTCCCCATCTATGAAAGAAAGCAGTTTAATGGAAACTTCAGATACCTTTGCAGTAGTAGGAGCTACAATTGTAGATAACTTTGGATTAAAGATGCCTGAAAACACAATTGGATATTCAGTATTAGATAAACTTGTATAA
- a CDS encoding ATP-binding cassette domain-containing protein has translation MIKIKELEKQKIRELENKYPFILSFFENNKLDVEDFKDYSLEEYLNHFTAEDLEEWAIDIDKIKADLELYLNQMIEFLGLDKERVDSITILAGKDKSGNPENFTELVIKKSEIISIVGPTGSGKSRLLADIEWAANKDTPTGRTILLNGEKADPSLRFSTSNKLVAQLSQNMNFVMDLTVREFLELHAKSRMIENEEEVIEKIISAANELAGEKFDLDTPITRLSGGQSRALMIADTAILSTSPIVLIDEIENAGIDRKRALNLLVSEEKIVLMATHDPSLALIADKRIVIKNGGIHKIIETDKEEKAVLAELEKMDELINNMRAKLRRGEKISLDS, from the coding sequence ATGATTAAGATAAAGGAATTAGAAAAGCAAAAAATAAGAGAATTGGAAAACAAATATCCTTTCATTTTATCCTTTTTTGAAAATAATAAGTTAGATGTGGAGGATTTTAAAGATTACAGCCTAGAAGAATATTTAAATCATTTTACAGCAGAAGATCTTGAGGAATGGGCAATAGATATAGATAAAATTAAGGCTGACTTAGAATTATATCTTAATCAAATGATTGAATTTTTAGGACTAGATAAAGAAAGAGTAGATTCTATTACCATACTTGCAGGAAAAGACAAGAGTGGTAATCCAGAAAACTTTACAGAACTGGTTATTAAAAAAAGTGAAATTATTTCAATTGTAGGACCAACAGGTTCAGGAAAGAGCAGGCTTCTTGCAGATATAGAATGGGCTGCTAATAAAGATACTCCTACTGGAAGAACTATTCTACTAAATGGAGAAAAGGCGGACCCAAGCCTTAGATTTTCTACAAGCAATAAGCTGGTTGCTCAGTTATCTCAAAATATGAATTTTGTAATGGATCTTACAGTAAGGGAATTTTTAGAACTTCATGCTAAGAGCAGAATGATAGAAAATGAAGAGGAAGTTATAGAAAAAATAATATCTGCTGCTAATGAATTAGCTGGAGAAAAGTTTGATTTAGATACTCCAATAACAAGATTAAGCGGAGGTCAATCAAGGGCTTTAATGATAGCTGATACAGCCATATTAAGTACTTCTCCAATAGTTTTAATAGATGAAATTGAAAATGCAGGTATAGATAGAAAAAGGGCCCTAAATCTTCTAGTAAGTGAAGAAAAAATAGTTCTTATGGCAACTCATGATCCAAGTCTTGCCCTTATAGCAGATAAAAGAATAGTAATTAAAAATGGTGGAATTCATAAAATAATCGAAACAGATAAAGAAGAAAAAGCAGTATTAGCAGAGCTTGAAAAGATGGATGAGCTAATAAATAATATGAGGGCAAAGCTGAGAAGAGGAGAAAAAATTTCCTTAGACAGTTAG
- a CDS encoding FMN-dependent NADH-azoreductase has translation MKKLLYITVNSKPEEMSSCKTVGRALVNRFLSIYPDFTLEELDLYKCHIPRLEYQYFEGRNALIKEEAFKDLPPHQQEEIHKIVKLTDQFKEADMYVIAAPMWSLSFPSPLKEYLDCVIMNGKTISITDDKVKGLLDDKPRGMIYVQSSGGKIPWMLRPVLNRGLNYVEDLVKMMGIKRFQELLVDGTGNSEEERRKAIEKAVEKIDNVIGEVWRE, from the coding sequence ATGAAAAAATTATTGTATATCACAGTTAACTCAAAGCCAGAAGAAATGTCATCTTGTAAAACAGTTGGAAGGGCATTGGTCAATAGATTTTTAAGCATATATCCTGACTTTACTCTGGAGGAATTAGACCTTTATAAATGCCATATTCCAAGATTAGAATATCAATATTTTGAGGGAAGAAATGCTTTAATAAAAGAAGAAGCTTTTAAGGATCTGCCTCCTCATCAACAAGAAGAAATACATAAAATAGTTAAACTAACAGACCAATTTAAAGAAGCAGATATGTATGTTATAGCTGCTCCAATGTGGAGTTTATCTTTCCCATCTCCTCTTAAGGAATATTTAGACTGTGTCATTATGAATGGAAAAACAATAAGTATTACTGATGATAAGGTTAAGGGCTTATTAGATGATAAGCCAAGAGGAATGATCTATGTTCAATCTTCTGGAGGAAAAATTCCATGGATGTTAAGGCCAGTTTTAAATAGGGGCTTAAATTATGTAGAAGATTTAGTAAAAATGATGGGAATAAAGAGGTTCCAAGAACTCTTAGTAGATGGAACAGGAAATAGCGAAGAAGAAAGAAGGAAGGCTATAGAAAAGGCTGTTGAGAAAATAGATAATGTTATTGGAGAAGTGTGGAGGGAGTAG
- a CDS encoding MurR/RpiR family transcriptional regulator, whose product MKIEDLIYKNYKKLNENDLYIWNYILSHKEACSSMSMQELASNCNVSHTTILRFAQKLGLEGYSELKIYLKWGNKDNYSFNEEEIDNTYKDYIKTMDLLKKEDFTELFSMMEKANKIYAYGTGAVQTNAAVELKRNFLTVGKLINVLEGKDELYIIGKYFKENDLVFLFSLSGDNNLINNFAIKLKERGVKIVSITKVGNNKLSQLSDISIQYHSHCVGKIDEDLEVFTVSQFFVINEFLLLKYMQYKNNKK is encoded by the coding sequence ATGAAAATTGAAGATTTAATATATAAAAACTATAAAAAACTTAATGAAAATGATTTATATATTTGGAATTATATTCTAAGTCATAAAGAAGCTTGTAGTTCTATGTCAATGCAGGAGTTAGCCAGCAATTGTAATGTTTCTCATACAACTATATTAAGATTTGCCCAAAAGTTAGGTTTAGAAGGCTATAGTGAGCTTAAGATATATTTAAAGTGGGGGAATAAGGATAATTACTCCTTCAATGAAGAGGAAATTGATAATACCTATAAGGATTATATTAAAACAATGGACCTTTTAAAGAAGGAAGATTTTACAGAACTTTTTTCAATGATGGAAAAGGCTAATAAAATCTATGCCTATGGTACAGGAGCTGTACAAACTAATGCAGCAGTTGAATTAAAAAGAAATTTCCTTACAGTAGGGAAGTTGATAAATGTATTAGAAGGAAAAGACGAGCTTTATATAATAGGAAAATATTTTAAGGAAAATGATTTGGTTTTCTTATTCTCTCTTTCAGGTGATAATAACTTGATTAATAACTTTGCTATAAAGTTAAAGGAGAGGGGAGTAAAAATTGTATCAATTACCAAGGTTGGTAATAATAAATTATCCCAATTAAGCGATATAAGCATTCAATATCATTCCCATTGTGTAGGAAAAATTGATGAAGATTTAGAGGTTTTTACAGTATCCCAATTTTTTGTGATAAATGAATTTTTATTATTGAAATATATGCAGTATAAGAATAATAAGAAATAA
- a CDS encoding ABC transporter substrate-binding protein yields MENKYFNIKDSLYDITEKYPAAINLLVAAGFDNIKDENARKTFGKAVTLENALKLKKINLESFVNNLVEKIEEDEIKEKKDNNKNIKIAGVLPCPVKVPLNEAFEKFIKESNLPYNLEYELKAASMGVDWIIEELKNDAVEKLPDMFISAGFDIFFDKNLFGKYKAENLFEDITGIENYNRDFNNDYINLKDPNGQYSILSVVPAIFLVNKDELKGRKAPESWEDILQDEFENSISLPMKDLDLFNSILLNIFRRFGEDGIKRLARNLKRSMHPAEMVKSHIKLGDKPVITIMPYFFTWMVKEGGPMTAVWPREGAIISPVFMLTKKEKKEELKPIVDFFAGKEVGEILAHQGKFPSVNPEVDNMLPKENRYMWIGWDFIKENDISSLIKKCEDIFYNSVKGE; encoded by the coding sequence ATGGAGAACAAATATTTTAATATAAAAGATAGTTTATATGATATTACAGAAAAATATCCAGCTGCCATTAATTTATTAGTTGCTGCAGGTTTTGATAATATAAAGGATGAAAATGCCAGAAAGACCTTTGGAAAGGCAGTTACTTTAGAAAATGCCTTAAAGTTAAAGAAAATTAATCTAGAAAGCTTTGTTAATAATTTAGTAGAAAAAATTGAAGAAGATGAAATTAAGGAAAAGAAGGACAATAATAAAAATATAAAGATTGCTGGAGTATTGCCTTGTCCGGTTAAAGTGCCTTTAAATGAAGCTTTTGAAAAATTTATTAAGGAAAGTAATTTACCTTATAATTTAGAATATGAATTAAAGGCTGCTTCAATGGGAGTAGATTGGATAATTGAAGAGCTTAAAAATGATGCTGTAGAAAAGCTGCCAGATATGTTTATATCAGCAGGTTTTGATATATTCTTTGATAAAAATTTATTTGGTAAATATAAGGCAGAAAATCTTTTTGAAGATATAACAGGTATAGAAAATTATAATAGGGACTTTAATAATGATTATATAAATTTAAAGGATCCTAATGGACAATATTCAATTTTATCAGTTGTTCCAGCAATATTTTTAGTTAACAAAGATGAGCTAAAAGGAAGAAAGGCACCTGAAAGCTGGGAAGATATTTTACAGGATGAATTTGAAAATAGTATAAGTTTACCAATGAAGGACCTAGATTTATTTAATTCTATCTTACTAAATATCTTTAGAAGATTTGGAGAAGATGGTATTAAAAGATTAGCCAGAAATCTAAAGAGAAGCATGCATCCAGCAGAAATGGTAAAATCACATATTAAGCTTGGAGATAAGCCTGTAATAACTATTATGCCTTATTTCTTTACTTGGATGGTTAAAGAAGGCGGCCCAATGACAGCAGTATGGCCAAGGGAAGGTGCTATTATAAGCCCGGTATTTATGCTTACTAAGAAAGAAAAGAAGGAAGAATTAAAGCCTATAGTTGATTTCTTTGCAGGAAAAGAAGTGGGAGAAATTTTAGCCCATCAAGGAAAATTCCCAAGCGTTAATCCAGAAGTTGATAATATGCTTCCAAAGGAAAACAGGTATATGTGGATTGGCTGGGATTTTATCAAGGAAAATGATATTTCAAGCTTAATTAAGAAATGTGAAGATATATTCTACAATAGTGTTAAGGGGGAATAA
- a CDS encoding rubredoxin-like domain-containing protein, with translation MKKLFKCTVCGFVWEGTEAPEKCPKCLVPKDKFVELSKEEADKIYSSTPTNDIHIEIIHLATKIAQLCDEGIKMELDAKCVTSFEQTKNEAWTIKQRAKAEIAGHVSNGKW, from the coding sequence TTGAAAAAATTATTTAAATGTACAGTTTGTGGATTTGTGTGGGAAGGAACTGAAGCACCTGAAAAATGCCCAAAGTGTTTAGTTCCTAAAGATAAATTCGTAGAATTAAGCAAGGAAGAAGCTGATAAAATCTATTCATCAACTCCAACAAATGATATTCATATAGAAATTATTCATTTAGCTACTAAAATTGCTCAATTATGCGATGAAGGTATAAAGATGGAGCTTGATGCAAAATGCGTAACATCCTTTGAACAAACTAAAAATGAAGCATGGACTATCAAACAGAGAGCTAAGGCTGAAATAGCAGGTCATGTTTCTAATGGAAAATGGTAA
- a CDS encoding HAD family hydrolase — protein sequence MELFVSDLDGTLLNKNKEISDYSKKELNRLIEQGVNFTIASARTPATVVDILEGINIKIPVVLMNGVLIYDIAKQEYIKINKLEDTVVKGVLDILKKYDKNCFLYGIKDNHIFVYYRGIINNPEKDFYNERCEKKLKTFVKIDDYYSLLEEMEVINFVLFDDYEKIKAIYNELKLIEGLYVDYYKDIYGEGYYLDAYSSKASKANGIKELERYVNCDKLISFGDNVNDIPMFKISDECYAVENGAEELKRIATKVIESNEKDGVVKFISKYSS from the coding sequence ATGGAGTTATTTGTTTCAGATTTAGATGGGACCTTATTAAATAAAAACAAGGAAATATCAGATTATTCAAAAAAAGAATTAAATAGATTAATAGAACAGGGAGTAAACTTTACTATTGCTAGTGCAAGAACTCCAGCTACCGTTGTAGATATTTTAGAGGGAATTAATATCAAAATCCCAGTAGTTTTAATGAATGGAGTATTAATTTATGATATAGCAAAACAAGAATATATAAAAATTAATAAGTTAGAGGATACTGTAGTAAAGGGAGTTTTAGATATTTTAAAAAAATATGATAAGAATTGCTTTTTATATGGTATAAAAGATAACCATATTTTTGTTTATTATAGAGGAATAATAAATAATCCAGAAAAAGATTTTTATAATGAGAGATGTGAGAAAAAACTAAAGACCTTTGTAAAAATAGATGATTATTATAGTCTTCTAGAAGAGATGGAAGTAATTAATTTTGTATTATTTGATGATTATGAAAAAATAAAAGCTATATATAATGAACTAAAGTTAATAGAAGGTTTATATGTGGATTATTATAAGGACATATATGGGGAGGGCTATTATTTAGATGCTTATAGCAGCAAAGCCTCTAAGGCAAATGGAATAAAGGAACTAGAGAGATATGTAAATTGCGATAAACTTATTAGCTTTGGGGATAATGTTAATGATATTCCAATGTTTAAGATATCCGATGAATGTTATGCTGTGGAAAATGGAGCAGAAGAGTTAAAAAGGATAGCAACAAAAGTCATAGAGAGTAATGAAAAGGACGGAGTAGTAAAATTTATTAGTAAATACAGCTCATAA
- a CDS encoding YcxB family protein: protein MKLQFRYMDSDFLELLKITNINNSKIKRGRIGLAVLFPAAFLLIMLLLIEYLEEYILISFIVWLVFTIVWTIFSKDIYNHIMEKSFKSAAKEILSKGIDCLKDTIFSLDEEGIKKEIDGIVLTASWEAVDKVFVTETNIFIKLINTNYINIPKRVFENNEEQEEFLRYIDKHIK from the coding sequence ATGAAATTACAGTTTAGATATATGGACAGTGATTTTCTAGAATTACTTAAAATAACTAATATTAATAACAGCAAAATTAAAAGAGGGAGAATAGGCTTAGCTGTATTATTTCCCGCTGCATTTTTATTAATTATGCTTTTATTAATTGAGTATTTAGAAGAGTATATCCTAATATCCTTTATTGTTTGGCTGGTATTTACAATTGTTTGGACCATATTTAGTAAGGATATTTATAATCATATTATGGAAAAATCCTTTAAATCTGCAGCAAAAGAAATTTTATCAAAGGGAATTGATTGCTTGAAAGATACAATATTTTCATTAGATGAAGAAGGAATTAAAAAAGAAATTGATGGGATTGTTCTTACTGCAAGCTGGGAAGCAGTTGATAAAGTTTTTGTAACTGAAACTAATATATTTATAAAACTTATTAATACTAACTACATTAATATACCAAAAAGGGTTTTTGAAAATAATGAAGAGCAGGAAGAATTTTTAAGATATATAGATAAACATATTAAATGA
- a CDS encoding GTP-binding protein, whose protein sequence is MNLVNVSGPPSSGKTSVILKTIESIKSRGLSVGVVKFDCLYTDDDLLYEKAGIPVKKGLSGSLCPDHYFASNIEEVVNWGISEKLDLLITESAGLCNRCSPYIKGIKAVCVIDNLSGINTPKKIGPMLKTADIIVITKGDIVSQAEREVFASRVNSVNPQAIIIFVNGLTGQGAYELSTLIYDENLNIDTVRGKQLKFPMPSALCSYCLGETRIGSEYQMGNVRKIQIGDNND, encoded by the coding sequence ATGAATTTAGTTAATGTATCAGGTCCTCCATCTTCAGGAAAAACTTCTGTAATATTAAAGACTATCGAATCAATAAAGAGTAGGGGGCTATCTGTAGGAGTAGTTAAATTTGACTGCCTTTATACAGATGATGACCTATTATATGAAAAGGCTGGTATTCCAGTGAAAAAGGGCCTATCAGGATCTTTATGTCCAGATCACTATTTTGCAAGCAATATTGAAGAAGTTGTAAACTGGGGAATAAGTGAAAAGCTAGATTTATTAATTACTGAAAGTGCTGGTCTTTGTAATAGATGTTCTCCATATATAAAGGGAATAAAGGCAGTATGTGTAATAGACAATTTAAGTGGAATAAACACTCCTAAAAAGATTGGTCCAATGCTTAAAACTGCTGATATTATAGTAATTACAAAGGGAGACATTGTTTCTCAGGCTGAAAGGGAAGTTTTTGCCTCAAGGGTAAATTCTGTAAATCCTCAAGCAATAATTATCTTTGTAAATGGTCTTACAGGTCAAGGGGCCTATGAACTTAGCACTTTGATATATGATGAGAATTTAAATATTGATACAGTTAGGGGTAAACAATTAAAGTTCCCAATGCCTTCAGCCTTATGCTCTTACTGCCTAGGAGAAACAAGAATAGGCTCAGAATATCAAATGGGAAATGTAAGAAAGATACAAATAGGTGATAATAATGATTAA